A single genomic interval of uncultured Desulfobacter sp. harbors:
- the trxA gene encoding thioredoxin, protein MAENTIHLNDEDFDELLKTSDKPIMVDFWAPWCGPCKAIGPTIDALADEFGDQMIFAKVNVDDNPISPSKHNVQAIPTLIFFKDGAVVNQITGMVAKEKLEEAIKSVL, encoded by the coding sequence ATGGCGGAAAATACTATTCATCTCAACGACGAAGATTTCGACGAACTGTTAAAAACTTCTGACAAGCCGATTATGGTAGATTTCTGGGCGCCTTGGTGTGGTCCGTGCAAAGCCATTGGGCCAACCATTGATGCATTGGCCGATGAATTTGGTGATCAGATGATCTTTGCCAAGGTCAACGTGGATGATAACCCCATAAGCCCCAGTAAACACAATGTACAGGCCATTCCAACCCTCATTTTCTTTAAGGATGGAGCGGTTGTCAATCAGATTACCGGCATGGTGGCAAAGGAAAAACTTGAAGAGGCCATCAAAAGCGTTCTTTAA
- the trxB gene encoding thioredoxin-disulfide reductase, which yields MSEYDLVIIGAGPAGLTAGLYAARARMNVLLIEKAVPGGQVLITDWIENYPGFPEGISGFDLAEKIKEQALGLGLEIETAEVKGLDLSGKTKEVILKEKRIKTKSLIIASGASPKRLGVGEDKFMGKGVSFCATCDGPFFKEKVLVAVGGGDTAIQESLFLTRFAKKVYIVHRRDELRAAKILQERAFANDKIEFIWDSVVTGMDGFFSVEKVTVKNVKTGDESKVDANGCFIWIGILPNTEFIKGDVNTDEGGFILVDTKMQTNVPGVFAIGDVRDTPLRQIATAVGDAAIAAVSAEHYVENL from the coding sequence ATGAGTGAATATGATCTGGTGATCATCGGTGCCGGGCCGGCCGGTCTGACCGCAGGACTGTATGCGGCCCGGGCCCGGATGAATGTTTTGCTGATTGAAAAAGCTGTTCCCGGCGGTCAGGTCCTTATCACGGACTGGATTGAAAATTATCCCGGGTTTCCCGAAGGTATTTCCGGGTTTGACCTGGCCGAAAAAATAAAAGAACAGGCTTTGGGCTTGGGGTTAGAGATTGAAACCGCAGAGGTTAAGGGACTCGATCTTTCCGGGAAGACCAAGGAAGTTATTCTCAAGGAAAAACGCATTAAAACCAAGTCCCTGATCATTGCCTCGGGCGCATCTCCGAAGAGACTCGGGGTTGGCGAGGACAAGTTCATGGGTAAAGGGGTGTCCTTTTGCGCCACCTGTGACGGGCCTTTTTTCAAAGAAAAAGTGTTGGTAGCAGTAGGCGGCGGGGATACCGCAATCCAGGAATCCCTTTTTCTCACCCGGTTTGCTAAAAAAGTGTATATAGTCCATCGCAGGGATGAATTGCGGGCCGCTAAGATTCTTCAGGAAAGAGCTTTTGCCAACGATAAAATTGAATTCATTTGGGATAGTGTCGTAACGGGAATGGATGGATTTTTCAGCGTTGAAAAAGTTACTGTGAAAAATGTGAAAACCGGCGATGAGTCTAAAGTTGATGCGAACGGCTGCTTTATCTGGATAGGCATTCTGCCCAACACCGAATTTATAAAAGGTGATGTCAATACCGATGAAGGTGGGTTTATTCTTGTAGACACCAAAATGCAGACGAACGTGCCCGGTGTTTTCGCTATCGGCGATGTCAGGGATACGCCTTTGCGCCAGATTGCAACGGCTGTGGGAGATGCTGCTATTGCTGCGGTCAGTGCAGAGCATTATGTAGAGAACTTATAA
- a CDS encoding outer membrane protein assembly factor BamD — translation MKKTLIAGLVILLLSGCSLFEEKHQMNKNAQQLAAEGAASFMNEDYEDAIKAYTDLKDWYPFSNYAILAELKIADAHFHLEEYPEAIAAYESFEKMHPKNEAVPYIINQIAMCWFNQIDTIDRDATPSKKAMAEFERLIRLFPENEYSQKALAHIDACIDNMASHELYVATFYNKTKKYEAALKRYQYIVENYAGTDQSQIALEKIPEVSKHLNAAESDNEEK, via the coding sequence ATGAAAAAAACTCTCATTGCAGGACTGGTCATTCTTTTGCTTTCGGGGTGTTCCCTGTTTGAAGAAAAACATCAGATGAACAAAAACGCCCAGCAGCTGGCAGCGGAAGGTGCTGCTTCGTTTATGAATGAGGACTATGAGGATGCGATCAAGGCGTATACGGATCTAAAAGACTGGTACCCGTTCAGTAACTATGCCATTTTGGCGGAATTAAAAATTGCCGATGCTCATTTTCATCTTGAAGAATATCCCGAGGCGATTGCTGCCTATGAAAGCTTTGAAAAAATGCATCCCAAAAATGAGGCTGTGCCATATATCATCAACCAGATCGCCATGTGCTGGTTTAATCAGATAGATACCATAGACAGGGATGCAACGCCTTCCAAAAAGGCCATGGCTGAGTTTGAAAGGCTGATCCGGTTGTTTCCGGAAAATGAGTACAGCCAGAAAGCGTTAGCCCATATTGACGCCTGCATTGACAATATGGCCAGCCATGAATTGTATGTCGCCACTTTTTATAACAAAACAAAAAAATACGAGGCTGCGCTGAAGCGCTACCAGTATATTGTGGAAAACTATGCCGGGACCGATCAAAGCCAAATCGCCCTTGAAAAAATTCCCGAGGTGTCGAAACACCTTAACGCAGCTGAATCCGACAACGAAGAAAAATAA
- the rpmB gene encoding 50S ribosomal protein L28, with protein MSKECAICGKKPMVGNNVSHAHNLNKRRFNPNLQRVRAVIKPGCVRKIDVCTSCIKAGKVTKAS; from the coding sequence ATGTCAAAAGAATGTGCAATCTGTGGAAAAAAACCAATGGTCGGCAACAATGTCAGCCATGCCCATAACCTCAATAAAAGGCGCTTCAATCCTAATCTTCAAAGAGTTCGCGCGGTGATTAAACCGGGTTGCGTCAGAAAAATTGATGTATGTACCTCTTGTATTAAGGCGGGAAAAGTTACCAAAGCGTCTTAA